The following coding sequences lie in one Actinomycetota bacterium genomic window:
- a CDS encoding IS110 family transposase, whose protein sequence is METIFERVAGLDVHKAQVTACVRVPTPGGGREEHLAEFQTTVRGLVGLRDWLEAHRVTQVAMEATGVYWQPVWHVLEDVAELLLVNARHVKQVPGRKTDVSDAAWISRLLEAGLLRGSFVPPKPQRALRTLTRYRKTQIQERQREANRLHKALEDTGIKLDCVATNILGVSGRAMLDALVRGTTDPEVLSELARGRLRKKLPALREALEGRFEPHHALVIGAILSHLDFLDEHIDRLSDAIEEQLGPFEGGVRLAVTIPGVANRTAEVLLAEVGTDMSRFPSPGHLASWAGRCPGNHQSAGKRRSGQSRKGSKWLGIALQEAALAAVATNGSYLQALYRRLRPRIGHGRALGAVKHSMLIAYWHMFTTGEVYRDLGGDYYQRRDPERQTRRLVAQLERLGHHVILEAAAA, encoded by the coding sequence TGCGTGCGCGTGCCCACGCCGGGCGGGGGGCGCGAAGAGCACCTCGCGGAGTTCCAGACGACGGTGCGCGGCCTGGTGGGGCTGCGCGACTGGCTGGAAGCCCACCGGGTGACCCAGGTGGCCATGGAGGCCACCGGGGTGTACTGGCAGCCCGTCTGGCACGTGCTGGAGGACGTCGCCGAGCTCCTGCTCGTAAACGCGCGGCACGTCAAGCAGGTGCCCGGGCGCAAGACCGACGTCTCCGACGCCGCCTGGATCTCTCGGCTCTTGGAGGCCGGGCTGCTGCGGGGCAGCTTCGTGCCCCCCAAGCCGCAGCGGGCGCTGCGTACCCTCACGCGCTACCGCAAGACCCAGATCCAGGAGCGCCAGCGGGAGGCCAACCGCTTGCACAAGGCTCTGGAAGACACCGGCATCAAGCTTGACTGCGTGGCCACCAACATCCTCGGCGTCTCCGGGCGGGCCATGCTCGATGCTCTGGTCCGGGGCACCACCGACCCTGAGGTCCTCTCGGAACTCGCCCGGGGTCGCCTCCGCAAGAAGCTGCCCGCCCTGCGGGAGGCGCTCGAGGGGCGCTTCGAGCCGCACCATGCTCTGGTCATCGGGGCCATCCTCTCCCACCTCGACTTCCTCGATGAGCACATCGACCGCCTCTCCGACGCCATCGAGGAGCAGCTCGGCCCTTTCGAGGGCGGCGTGCGGCTCGCCGTGACCATCCCCGGCGTGGCCAATCGCACCGCCGAGGTCCTGCTGGCTGAAGTCGGCACCGACATGAGCCGCTTCCCTTCGCCCGGACACCTGGCCTCCTGGGCCGGGCGCTGCCCCGGCAACCACCAGTCCGCCGGCAAACGCCGCTCCGGGCAGAGCCGCAAAGGCTCCAAGTGGCTCGGCATCGCTCTGCAAGAGGCCGCCCTGGCCGCCGTCGCCACCAACGGCAGCTACCTGCAGGCCCTCTACCGACGACTGCGCCCCCGTATCGGCCACGGCCGTGCCCTGGGCGCCGTCAAGCACTCTATGCTCATCGCCTACTGGCACATGTTCACCACCGGCGAAGTCTACCGAGACCTGGGCGGCGACTACTACCAGCGCCGTGACCCCGAACGCCAGACCCGACGCCTGGTCGCCCAGCTCGAACGGCTTGGACATCACGTTATTCTGGAGGCTGCTGCTGCTTGA